One Bacteriovorax sp. PP10 DNA segment encodes these proteins:
- a CDS encoding ParA family protein, giving the protein MGKIISFINQKGGVGKTTMAFNSAFALAQKGKKVLTIDLDPQANLTLLFEARNTYNLHHLLVNSIKELKMIHVPAMLSEILHYSKGNAVVDLIPGGQELSGFDLTVASINAPRQLVLKKFLEINDLKNRYDYIIIDCPPTLGLLVINALCASDGVIIPFKADDFSAKGLDHFYQVLEDIADMGIVAAPEVVLHVPNLVDLRRKQENDDLTKIIEKVDNAVGEGKVFSPFLNKAGLVKSLSGRKSVFEFKTNEFLDLREKFMGIADKIEEWANVRQ; this is encoded by the coding sequence ATGGGAAAAATTATTAGTTTTATCAATCAAAAAGGCGGAGTCGGAAAAACGACGATGGCCTTCAATTCTGCTTTTGCTCTTGCTCAGAAAGGTAAAAAAGTTTTGACGATTGATCTTGATCCTCAAGCGAATCTAACACTTTTATTCGAAGCACGTAACACATACAACCTTCATCATCTTTTAGTAAACTCAATCAAAGAACTAAAGATGATCCACGTCCCAGCAATGCTCTCTGAAATCCTTCATTACTCAAAAGGTAATGCGGTTGTAGACTTAATTCCTGGTGGACAAGAGCTTTCAGGTTTCGACTTAACAGTCGCTTCAATCAATGCTCCAAGACAACTAGTCCTAAAAAAATTCCTAGAAATTAACGACCTAAAAAATCGCTACGACTACATCATCATCGATTGCCCACCAACACTGGGGCTTCTGGTAATCAACGCCCTTTGCGCAAGCGACGGTGTCATCATTCCTTTCAAGGCCGACGACTTTTCTGCAAAAGGTCTAGATCATTTTTATCAAGTACTCGAAGATATCGCAGATATGGGAATCGTTGCGGCCCCTGAAGTCGTTTTACATGTGCCCAATTTAGTTGATCTTCGCAGAAAACAAGAAAATGACGATTTGACAAAAATTATCGAGAAGGTCGACAATGCTGTAGGGGAAGGAAAAGTCTTTTCTCCGTTTCTTAATAAAGCAGGTCTGGTAAAATCATTATCAGGGCGTAAATCGGTTTTCGAATTTAAGACCAATGAATTTCTAGATCTACGCGAGAAATTTATGGGAATAGCCGATAAGATCGAGGAGTGGGCAAATGTCAGACAGTAA
- a CDS encoding DMT family protein, producing MFQSLGLLVISNLFMTFAWYGHLKSNQHSKLWIVILVSWGIAFFEYCFQVPANRIGIQFLTLGQLKVMQEIITMTVFAAFSILYMKVPLTKNFLYASVCLVLAAFFIFKDQMHA from the coding sequence ATGTTTCAAAGCTTAGGCCTTCTGGTCATCTCAAACCTTTTCATGACTTTTGCATGGTATGGTCACCTTAAATCAAACCAACACTCAAAACTATGGATCGTAATCCTGGTCTCATGGGGAATCGCATTCTTCGAATACTGCTTCCAGGTCCCAGCTAACCGCATAGGGATTCAATTCCTGACCCTAGGTCAGTTAAAGGTCATGCAAGAAATCATCACAATGACAGTCTTTGCGGCCTTCTCAATCCTATATATGAAAGTCCCGCTAACAAAAAACTTTCTCTATGCAAGTGTATGCTTAGTCCTTGCAGCGTTCTTTATTTTTAAAGATCAAATGCACGCTTAA
- a CDS encoding Ig-like domain-containing protein, which yields MSSTKSFINTFMLAIATLAITSCVPKATEKKAACGVNQAFSSVSRSCYSIEELRTKPVGTTATVSMDEEISKTITLAYTDGNKDKAVSCKIIPTSTSLEMIAPSVADGGLFRKADEVYLNASNIATALGGPLLVSEVAMRTALDKAKASQYYPTVAAQLVVFKTQATSIIGAGLGITNNVVVLSNYMAGQENLLAFTPMMTNMSNRCECSGGVCSTLAIPKANKSGTTGFSYTVTDVDGEGAAKATVVTVAAMSKSTAHLKPVAQSGFYNLYESNTSTATAYNITIPAAADITGVNSAMKYYFDTSDPSIATKVGDVGWTAKGKITGCMDLQGSGGLTDRTCIYTPANPDKTLNGDLFDINTPVKAVTPLGAVGNLRFTAVAEGTAANSFTVQFFDLRDKNLLTNNIYVDDSYITAPQIYGLVGGAEEAFIRVAGNAIKIFINPAETTETQIQDLVNNHKQASLMVRASGAMSVAPATTASPIPLSGGVDAYDKVPFYVNNLLTNSANKSFLSFKINQVDDVPAMDYLILAEKTVDEDLTPILVNLASPATYTDSDTDLVAPFNYTNICEVTTIDVLHPGTNFVAYGCTCALNVCTASLTPTPNASSTAPFTFQYRIGSVSAGVTQYTPYRDFKLTITPINDAPEISATAITTLTPATPLSTIAQPQIINEGSSGTLTVYVGPGGSGYESQNVTLAATSSDPILFPSGSIVIADAAPLGTGKKLVTFTPKSDQSGTATITFTATDNGNPTAPNVNVFSTTYIVKVKAINNPPYFRSAITKVETNEGGAVQSDGFVIDEDVGSSTDENAQYVTIESLVSDNTNVLPISAIRIFYDLNDNGVEDSGEERCAVNQAGCLFTTKLEAANTDDVKSHKFYLKLDPVDGISGNANVTMTLSDHIDTTAVTGDPLYLTDNTYGPLTTSVVTNFSFIVHPTAALHGGWNNISSVGLKTDKNGAPVAVSEIQCNYNKAPATGVVEDLKACSGASCTQAYSPTGTIVPDAANVIFWDSTAKRCYRSTGTTAFSWVDFNTSCPISRTPTDTGICSGNNCINISAIPKATGLFRYDTATNTCYVSNGTTSISDWDVKYVPAKVTLAWKPFIMVGSGADSNVQTAGWNVYRREAGTDYNFKGGHLKSTTAGSTANFTIPDPSIRTFTDTTAIAGKVYYYVVRPVDNLRLFPTYTPEIFSEARVIASPQNYTFVHRWMINQEICNSMNMTATTTPNSIDQSHNFRCPYAGPGEATVTVGAVTTALGYYDYGRDVLVDTQELGCPYAKAPKCSANGCIGIGAPTDTGDLLSGDLYYDRSSGSCYAYDLGVFTNVQSAGLAVIKVLVDKFNTALNAPLVNVGQSRAVDICAARTSPVLYRNDGMTVAVDLGTHPILPSKKDYNAYAAQRSDITDPEVTELEQGYSLNIQSRCNGSAASGLETAFTDSSIPSTSFIYSIPGTFSSGIRSLYTGSIAWGSSKGTESCISRYGIQDLYGNVAEWTSDRMTCPLGTHSCTSSGSGSSFEYVFDSQAYGLDNITGPYNDSDGIVGPSATDADLTSWIFGDQFFTASKYSFPVGLPISSNITTDNASKLSPAIAYLLDIGPSSGITTNKLHEDGFIPNMAAVRSSSTVIAAVTYNGIGGLAVGGSYLSGNLAGRYTTEVIPVDNQRKDVGLRCIIPVKSYNTGDTQYNYPEAL from the coding sequence ATGTCTTCAACGAAGAGTTTTATTAACACTTTTATGCTAGCGATTGCAACACTTGCAATCACTTCTTGCGTGCCTAAGGCAACGGAGAAGAAAGCTGCGTGTGGAGTTAATCAAGCGTTTAGTTCGGTGAGCAGAAGTTGTTATTCGATTGAAGAGTTGAGAACGAAGCCAGTAGGGACAACTGCTACTGTCTCTATGGATGAAGAAATTTCTAAAACAATTACTCTTGCATATACTGATGGAAATAAAGATAAGGCAGTGTCTTGTAAAATAATTCCAACATCGACAAGTTTAGAAATGATTGCACCTTCAGTTGCTGACGGTGGATTATTCAGGAAAGCCGATGAAGTTTATTTGAATGCAAGTAATATAGCTACTGCATTAGGTGGACCTTTACTTGTATCTGAAGTGGCGATGAGAACAGCACTAGATAAAGCTAAAGCTAGTCAGTATTATCCAACTGTGGCCGCTCAGTTAGTTGTGTTTAAAACGCAAGCGACTTCCATTATAGGAGCAGGTCTGGGAATCACAAATAATGTGGTGGTTCTGAGTAATTACATGGCAGGACAAGAAAACTTGTTGGCATTTACACCAATGATGACGAACATGAGTAATCGTTGTGAATGTTCTGGTGGAGTTTGTTCGACTTTAGCGATTCCGAAAGCAAATAAATCAGGGACCACAGGGTTTTCTTATACGGTTACTGATGTTGATGGTGAAGGAGCTGCAAAGGCAACTGTGGTTACTGTCGCTGCGATGTCGAAGTCGACTGCACATCTGAAGCCGGTTGCTCAATCCGGATTCTATAATTTATATGAAAGTAATACTTCAACTGCGACAGCTTATAATATTACGATACCTGCAGCTGCTGACATAACTGGTGTTAACTCTGCCATGAAATATTATTTTGATACAAGCGATCCATCCATTGCAACAAAGGTTGGCGATGTCGGTTGGACAGCGAAAGGTAAGATTACCGGTTGTATGGATTTGCAAGGTTCGGGTGGCCTAACAGATAGGACTTGTATTTATACTCCTGCGAATCCTGATAAAACTCTGAATGGGGATCTGTTTGATATCAATACTCCTGTAAAAGCTGTAACTCCTCTTGGTGCTGTTGGTAATTTAAGGTTTACTGCGGTGGCAGAAGGTACTGCTGCTAACAGTTTTACTGTTCAATTTTTTGATTTACGCGATAAAAACCTTTTAACTAATAACATATATGTTGATGATTCATATATAACAGCTCCTCAAATTTACGGGCTAGTTGGTGGCGCTGAAGAAGCATTTATAAGAGTTGCAGGAAATGCAATTAAGATTTTTATCAATCCAGCTGAAACAACAGAGACTCAAATTCAAGATTTAGTCAATAATCATAAGCAAGCAAGTCTTATGGTTCGTGCTAGTGGTGCGATGAGTGTGGCACCAGCAACAACTGCTTCACCTATACCATTAAGTGGTGGAGTTGATGCTTACGATAAAGTTCCATTTTATGTGAATAATCTTCTTACAAATTCAGCTAATAAATCTTTTCTATCATTCAAAATTAATCAAGTGGATGATGTACCGGCAATGGATTATTTAATACTTGCTGAAAAAACAGTGGACGAAGATTTAACACCAATTTTAGTAAATTTAGCTTCTCCTGCAACTTATACAGATTCTGATACAGATTTAGTTGCACCTTTCAATTATACAAATATTTGTGAAGTAACTACTATTGATGTACTTCATCCAGGGACAAATTTTGTTGCCTATGGTTGTACATGTGCACTGAATGTATGTACAGCATCTCTTACTCCAACTCCAAATGCTTCAAGTACAGCGCCATTTACTTTTCAATACCGTATTGGAAGTGTTAGTGCTGGTGTTACTCAGTACACACCGTATAGAGATTTTAAATTAACAATTACACCGATTAATGATGCTCCTGAAATTAGTGCAACAGCAATTACAACACTTACTCCAGCAACTCCTTTATCAACAATAGCGCAACCACAGATAATCAATGAAGGATCATCTGGAACTCTTACCGTATATGTCGGACCTGGTGGAAGCGGATACGAATCACAAAACGTAACATTAGCTGCTACAAGTTCAGACCCAATTCTATTTCCTTCGGGAAGTATTGTCATTGCAGATGCAGCTCCACTTGGTACAGGTAAAAAACTTGTTACATTTACTCCTAAATCAGATCAGTCTGGAACTGCAACAATTACATTTACTGCAACTGATAATGGAAATCCTACCGCTCCGAATGTTAATGTTTTTTCTACAACTTATATAGTTAAAGTTAAGGCCATTAATAATCCACCTTATTTCCGTTCAGCTATTACAAAAGTAGAAACAAACGAAGGTGGAGCAGTTCAAAGTGATGGATTCGTCATTGATGAAGATGTCGGAAGCTCTACAGACGAAAATGCACAATACGTAACAATTGAGTCACTAGTTTCAGATAATACAAATGTTCTTCCTATTAGTGCGATTAGAATTTTCTATGATTTAAATGATAATGGAGTAGAAGATTCTGGTGAGGAAAGATGTGCTGTCAATCAAGCTGGATGTCTATTTACTACTAAATTGGAAGCTGCAAATACAGATGATGTAAAATCTCATAAGTTTTATTTAAAGCTGGATCCAGTAGATGGTATTTCTGGAAATGCAAACGTTACAATGACTCTTTCAGATCACATTGATACAACTGCTGTCACAGGGGATCCTTTATATCTTACTGACAATACTTATGGGCCACTTACTACATCTGTTGTGACTAATTTTTCTTTTATTGTTCATCCAACAGCAGCACTTCATGGTGGATGGAATAATATTTCTTCAGTCGGTCTTAAAACAGATAAAAATGGAGCACCGGTAGCAGTATCAGAAATTCAATGTAACTACAATAAGGCCCCTGCAACAGGAGTGGTCGAAGATTTAAAGGCATGTTCAGGAGCAAGCTGTACCCAAGCATATAGTCCGACAGGAACAATTGTTCCAGATGCGGCGAATGTAATTTTTTGGGATTCGACAGCTAAGCGTTGTTATAGAAGTACAGGTACAACTGCATTTTCTTGGGTAGACTTTAATACTTCATGTCCTATTTCAAGAACACCAACAGATACTGGTATTTGCTCAGGCAATAACTGTATTAATATTTCTGCAATTCCAAAAGCTACTGGGCTATTTAGATACGATACAGCAACGAATACTTGTTATGTAAGTAACGGAACAACAAGCATTAGTGATTGGGATGTTAAGTATGTACCAGCAAAAGTAACACTTGCATGGAAGCCATTTATTATGGTTGGTTCAGGAGCTGATAGTAACGTTCAAACTGCAGGATGGAATGTTTATCGTCGTGAAGCAGGAACAGACTATAATTTTAAAGGTGGTCATTTAAAGAGCACGACTGCAGGCTCAACTGCAAATTTTACTATTCCAGATCCAAGTATCAGGACTTTTACGGATACAACTGCGATTGCTGGAAAAGTTTATTACTACGTTGTTCGACCTGTCGACAATTTAAGATTATTTCCAACTTATACACCTGAAATTTTTTCAGAAGCTAGAGTTATTGCTTCTCCTCAAAATTATACGTTTGTTCATAGATGGATGATTAACCAAGAAATTTGTAACAGTATGAATATGACTGCTACAACAACTCCTAATAGTATTGATCAAAGTCATAATTTCCGCTGCCCTTATGCTGGTCCAGGTGAAGCAACTGTAACCGTTGGTGCAGTGACAACTGCTTTAGGATATTATGATTATGGAAGAGATGTTCTGGTTGATACACAAGAACTAGGTTGTCCTTACGCTAAGGCGCCAAAATGTTCTGCTAATGGATGTATCGGTATCGGAGCTCCAACAGATACAGGGGATTTATTATCAGGTGATTTATACTACGATCGTAGTTCTGGTTCATGTTATGCATATGATTTAGGAGTTTTTACTAATGTGCAAAGTGCAGGTCTTGCAGTTATTAAGGTTCTCGTTGATAAGTTTAATACTGCTTTAAATGCACCACTTGTAAATGTTGGTCAGTCTCGAGCTGTTGATATTTGTGCCGCAAGAACATCTCCAGTACTTTACAGAAATGATGGAATGACTGTAGCAGTTGATCTAGGTACGCATCCAATTCTTCCAAGTAAAAAAGATTATAATGCTTATGCAGCACAAAGATCAGATATCACAGATCCAGAAGTTACAGAATTAGAGCAAGGTTATTCTTTAAATATTCAATCCCGTTGTAATGGTAGTGCGGCCAGTGGACTTGAAACCGCATTTACTGATTCATCAATTCCATCTACTAGTTTTATCTATTCAATCCCTGGGACTTTTTCATCAGGAATTAGATCACTTTATACAGGATCAATTGCATGGGGAAGTAGTAAAGGAACAGAATCTTGTATTTCTAGATATGGAATTCAAGATTTATATGGGAACGTTGCTGAGTGGACTAGTGATAGAATGACTTGTCCTCTGGGAACACATTCGTGTACATCGTCAGGTAGTGGTTCAAGCTTTGAATACGTATTTGATTCACAAGCATATGGTTTAGATAATATTACTGGACCTTACAATGATAGTGATGGGATTGTTGGTCCAAGTGCTACAGATGCGGATCTTACCAGCTGGATTTTTGGTGATCAATTTTTTACAGCTTCAAAGTATTCGTTTCCTGTCGGTTTACCTATTAGTTCTAATATTACTACAGATAATGCTTCTAAGCTTTCTCCAGCAATAGCTTATCTTTTAGATATTGGTCCTTCTTCTGGGATAACAACAAATAAGTTACATGAAGATGGATTTATTCCTAATATGGCTGCTGTACGTAGCAGTTCTACTGTAATCGCTGCTGTAACTTATAATGGTATTGGTGGGCTTGCCGTTGGTGGTAGTTACCTTTCTGGAAACTTAGCAGGAAGATATACAACTGAAGTGATCCCTGTAGATAATCAACGTAAAGATGTAGGCTTAAGATGTATTATTCCAGTTAAGTCTTACAATACTGGGGATACACAATACAATTATCCTGAAGCTCTTTAA
- a CDS encoding isopenicillin N synthase family dioxygenase, whose translation MSQRKVPELSLLSYVNGSQSDKIKFVDDLTLGLKDYGFIILKDHTIEQAKIDHAYDMVKEFFKLPLETKQKYQGNNGGQRGYTPFKTEHAKNNKNPDLKEFWHVGRELLATSAYKGVYPENVWPSEITQLRQTFMELYEAMDATSIQLLEAIGKGLDLPSDYFTKMVHDGNSIIRMIHYPPTKGEDTKNSVRAAAHEDINLITMLVGATDSGLQLLERDGSWLDVESRPGEIVVDTGDMMARITNNVLPSTTHRVINPGDDGSARFSMPFFVHPHSKALLECIPSCVGAGGRTPDPAITAGDFLTQRLREIGLIK comes from the coding sequence ATGAGTCAGAGAAAAGTGCCGGAACTTAGTCTTCTAAGCTACGTAAATGGAAGTCAAAGCGACAAGATTAAATTCGTCGACGACCTAACTCTTGGTCTTAAAGATTACGGTTTTATTATTTTAAAAGACCACACTATCGAGCAAGCAAAGATTGATCACGCTTACGATATGGTAAAAGAATTCTTCAAGCTTCCTCTTGAAACAAAACAAAAATACCAAGGCAACAACGGCGGACAAAGAGGATACACTCCTTTTAAAACTGAACACGCTAAAAATAACAAGAACCCAGACCTAAAAGAATTCTGGCATGTGGGTCGCGAACTTCTTGCAACAAGTGCATACAAAGGTGTTTACCCTGAAAACGTATGGCCTTCAGAAATCACTCAATTAAGACAAACGTTCATGGAACTTTACGAAGCAATGGATGCAACATCTATCCAACTTCTAGAAGCAATCGGAAAAGGTCTTGATCTACCAAGTGACTATTTCACAAAAATGGTTCACGACGGGAACTCAATCATCAGAATGATTCACTACCCACCAACTAAAGGTGAAGATACAAAAAATTCTGTAAGAGCAGCAGCTCACGAAGATATTAACTTAATCACAATGCTTGTAGGAGCAACGGATTCAGGATTACAGCTTCTAGAGCGTGATGGATCTTGGCTTGACGTAGAGTCTCGTCCAGGTGAAATCGTTGTGGATACAGGGGATATGATGGCGAGGATCACGAATAATGTTCTTCCATCGACTACTCACAGAGTAATCAATCCAGGTGACGATGGATCTGCAAGATTCTCGATGCCATTTTTCGTTCACCCACATTCGAAAGCATTACTTGAATGCATTCCTTCATGTGTTGGTGCTGGTGGAAGAACTCCAGATCCAGCGATTACAGCTGGGGATTTCCTTACTCAAAGATTAAGAGAAATTGGATTAATTAAGTAG
- a CDS encoding C1 family peptidase, whose protein sequence is MMIRLLVRSLLLSSMLSFQAMAASTRPIVKLSSETESYFNSRIKSCPGYSALNANIAKYYEGFKKDLNSDTTDNYNTLMFSNTVSDMKCDTGFLTEFVKLVNKDIIELHKFKLARWRQDIIDFGKKGLSASAQIAKYNEYIQLSSLKDVIKDPEVEKFIREAKIASDKRKLTCTDVINVKSPLALDKPKNQDSIGWCYAYAASDIIAHATGVDVSAVYMANDYNDNFMRNLTGEDEGGYINQVLDKAISKGVCLEKDVPSTDFTYSRQGYDIKKLMTALETFSKSYKNASEAEKKILIENICSQADLKDGLKYIFPNKSTGEIGKILDNLGSNAYRKLSLSCSKIIPPGLKNLKVKSDHGSSTFETMDKQLENGNIVGIHYNAGVFADYRDKFSSMNHASTIVGRRFNPKTNSCDYLIRNSYGKSCQKMNEDYECVNGHIWIAEDYLKYSNTLKSIIYVEKK, encoded by the coding sequence ATGATGATAAGGTTATTAGTTCGAAGTCTATTGCTAAGTTCAATGTTGTCTTTTCAAGCGATGGCGGCCTCAACTAGACCTATCGTTAAATTAAGTTCAGAAACAGAATCCTATTTTAATTCAAGAATTAAATCATGCCCTGGGTATAGCGCTCTAAATGCCAACATCGCTAAATATTATGAAGGATTTAAAAAAGATTTAAATTCAGATACGACAGATAACTACAACACATTGATGTTTTCAAATACTGTCAGTGATATGAAATGTGACACTGGTTTTCTAACTGAATTTGTAAAACTGGTGAACAAAGACATCATTGAACTCCATAAGTTTAAGCTCGCTCGCTGGAGACAGGATATTATCGACTTTGGTAAGAAAGGTTTATCTGCGAGTGCTCAGATTGCCAAATACAATGAGTATATTCAACTGAGCTCACTGAAAGATGTGATCAAAGATCCGGAAGTCGAAAAGTTTATTCGTGAAGCTAAAATCGCGAGTGATAAAAGAAAACTCACATGCACTGATGTCATCAACGTTAAATCACCCCTTGCTTTAGACAAACCAAAAAATCAGGATTCAATTGGCTGGTGTTATGCTTATGCGGCCAGTGATATTATTGCTCATGCAACAGGAGTCGATGTTTCTGCTGTTTATATGGCCAATGATTACAATGATAATTTTATGAGAAATTTAACAGGCGAGGATGAAGGCGGTTATATCAATCAGGTTTTAGATAAGGCCATCAGTAAAGGCGTTTGCCTGGAAAAAGATGTTCCTTCCACTGATTTTACTTATTCAAGACAAGGTTACGACATTAAAAAACTTATGACTGCATTGGAAACTTTTAGTAAGTCATATAAGAATGCTTCAGAGGCCGAAAAGAAAATTCTTATTGAAAACATTTGCTCTCAGGCCGATTTAAAAGATGGGCTTAAGTATATTTTTCCGAATAAGAGTACTGGCGAAATTGGAAAAATTCTGGATAACCTGGGATCAAACGCTTACAGAAAGTTGAGTTTGAGTTGTTCAAAAATTATTCCTCCCGGACTTAAAAATTTAAAAGTAAAATCTGATCACGGTAGTTCAACGTTTGAGACAATGGATAAGCAGTTAGAAAACGGAAATATTGTCGGGATTCATTATAATGCCGGAGTGTTTGCAGATTACAGAGACAAGTTTTCAAGCATGAATCATGCTTCTACAATTGTAGGAAGAAGATTTAATCCTAAAACTAATAGCTGTGATTACCTGATTAGAAATTCATATGGAAAGTCTTGTCAGAAAATGAACGAAGATTACGAATGTGTAAATGGTCACATATGGATTGCAGAAGACTATCTAAAATACAGTAATACACTTAAGAGCATTATCTATGTTGAAAAAAAATAA
- a CDS encoding YggS family pyridoxal phosphate-dependent enzyme, which yields MNKNELEERLNLVKNDLNGAVLVAVSKYSPVEDVAMAYSLGQLDFGENRVSELTAKAGSFQFNQRQNVRWHFIGTLQTNKVKELLKTPNLWAIHSVSSKKLLEEIIRRESEITEPELNLFFQLNTSREEEKSGFDTVAEIAEAIELLLAKKKSNLVCYGLMTMGSIREENFEEAARKSFKELKVARDYLAERFSLPNLKLSMGMSQDYKIALEEGADFIRVGSLLFKE from the coding sequence ATGAATAAAAACGAATTAGAAGAAAGACTGAATCTTGTAAAAAATGATCTTAATGGGGCCGTGCTTGTCGCGGTCTCTAAATACTCTCCGGTTGAAGATGTGGCCATGGCCTACTCGCTTGGACAACTGGACTTCGGTGAAAACCGCGTCTCTGAACTAACTGCGAAAGCGGGAAGTTTCCAATTCAATCAAAGACAAAATGTGCGCTGGCATTTTATCGGGACACTTCAAACCAATAAAGTAAAAGAGCTGTTAAAAACCCCCAATCTTTGGGCGATTCATTCAGTGAGTTCAAAAAAACTGCTGGAAGAGATTATTCGTCGTGAAAGTGAAATCACTGAGCCTGAACTCAATTTATTTTTTCAATTGAATACATCAAGAGAAGAAGAAAAAAGTGGGTTTGATACGGTTGCAGAGATCGCTGAGGCCATTGAACTCTTGCTTGCTAAGAAGAAATCAAATCTGGTTTGTTACGGACTTATGACGATGGGCTCGATTCGTGAAGAGAACTTTGAAGAGGCCGCTCGTAAGTCATTTAAAGAATTAAAAGTCGCGCGCGATTATTTGGCCGAGAGATTCAGTCTGCCTAATCTGAAATTATCAATGGGAATGAGCCAGGATTATAAAATTGCTCTTGAAGAAGGGGCCGATTTTATAAGAGTTGGATCTCTCCTGTTCAAAGAATAG
- a CDS encoding type II toxin-antitoxin system RatA family toxin: MATATRTEIVDVDINKLYDVIVDYAKYADFVDGVSSTKVISQSETSAKVEYSVNMIKSFKYTLATTQVRPTKVSWVLDSGDLFKKNDGQWLMKDLGGGKTEVTYTLEVDFKMFAPNSILTALTQKNLPVMMESFFKRAKSSK, encoded by the coding sequence ATGGCAACTGCTACAAGAACTGAAATCGTCGATGTGGATATTAATAAACTTTACGATGTAATCGTAGACTACGCGAAATACGCTGACTTCGTTGACGGTGTAAGCAGTACAAAAGTTATCAGCCAGTCTGAAACAAGTGCCAAAGTAGAATACTCAGTAAACATGATTAAGAGTTTCAAGTATACGTTAGCGACAACTCAGGTTCGTCCGACGAAAGTTTCATGGGTACTTGATTCTGGGGATCTTTTCAAAAAGAACGACGGTCAGTGGTTAATGAAAGATTTAGGTGGTGGAAAAACTGAAGTGACTTACACTCTTGAAGTGGATTTCAAAATGTTTGCCCCTAATTCAATCCTGACTGCTTTAACTCAAAAGAATCTTCCAGTCATGATGGAGTCTTTTTTTAAGCGTGCTAAATCTTCTAAATAG
- the glpX gene encoding class II fructose-bisphosphatase yields MNRNLALEFVRVTEMAAIASARLMGRGDEKAADQAAVDAMRAMLDSVECDATVVIGEGERDEAPMLYIGEKVGSGKGPELEIALDPLEGTTVCATGGYNSISVMAIAEKGNFLHAPDTYMQKIACGPEGKGLLDINETPKENLRRLAEAKKCRIADLTAIVLDRPRHKELIQQIRDAGARIQLIGDGDVSAAIACCDPESGVDILFGIGGAPEGVLAAAAMKCMGGDFQGILQWRHDEEIARAKAMGITDLKKVFMLDDLARGNVMFVATGVTSGNFLKGVRFKPWGAITHSIVMRSSSGTVRHIEAEHHFDTKPRY; encoded by the coding sequence ATGAATCGAAACCTTGCTTTGGAATTTGTCCGTGTAACTGAAATGGCCGCTATCGCTTCTGCCCGCCTAATGGGTCGTGGAGATGAAAAAGCTGCTGACCAGGCCGCAGTAGATGCGATGAGAGCGATGCTTGATTCAGTTGAATGTGATGCCACAGTTGTTATCGGTGAAGGTGAAAGAGATGAAGCACCAATGTTATATATTGGTGAAAAAGTTGGTTCCGGAAAAGGTCCTGAGTTAGAAATCGCTCTTGATCCATTAGAAGGCACAACAGTGTGTGCGACTGGTGGATACAATTCTATTTCAGTTATGGCGATTGCAGAAAAAGGAAACTTCCTGCACGCTCCAGATACATACATGCAAAAAATTGCTTGCGGCCCTGAAGGAAAAGGTCTGCTTGATATCAATGAAACACCAAAAGAAAATTTAAGACGTCTTGCTGAAGCGAAAAAATGTCGTATTGCTGATTTAACAGCAATCGTTTTAGATCGCCCACGCCATAAAGAACTTATTCAGCAAATCAGAGATGCTGGTGCACGTATTCAATTGATCGGAGACGGCGACGTTTCTGCGGCGATTGCTTGTTGTGACCCTGAGTCTGGTGTGGATATTTTATTTGGTATCGGTGGAGCACCAGAAGGTGTTCTGGCAGCAGCAGCGATGAAATGTATGGGAGGAGACTTCCAGGGAATTCTTCAGTGGAGACACGATGAAGAAATCGCTCGCGCTAAAGCAATGGGAATTACAGATCTTAAAAAAGTTTTCATGTTAGATGATCTTGCTCGCGGGAACGTGATGTTTGTTGCTACTGGTGTAACATCAGGGAACTTCCTTAAAGGCGTAAGATTTAAACCATGGGGAGCGATTACTCATTCAATCGTAATGAGATCGAGCTCGGGAACTGTAAGACATATCGAAGCGGAACACCACTTTGATACTAAGCCTCGTTACTAA